TTAATAGAATTATGGCAATAGAAAGTAAGAGCATAAATCCATATGCATGTGGCCATAAAGTGAGCTCGCCCGAACCGCTACTCCCAGATATTAGTTGGGCGGAGAGTAATACACTCGACAAAATCATACTATTAGATATCTTATATATAATTGCAAAAAATAGAACTGAATATGGGAATAGATGAATTGGAACGAAGAGTAACCCTACCGCATCTAACCCCAAAATCTCCAAGAAGACTGCACCTGTCGTATAAAAACCAGGGATCTGATCTACGTAGATACTGCTTGTCAACGTACCATCCCGTGCAGTCAAATATGACTGTTCTATATGCTTTGGGGAAAAATCATCTACCTTCAGGCCCTTTAACAAATAGCTGATACTCACTGACGTGAGTGAAATAATTAATGAAATTTTTATCGAAGTTCCCTTCCCAAATTGCATTGAAATTCTATATAGGCTTCAACAAACATATGCCCTCTGATCGCGTTGGCTGCACTGAACCCGGCGATTTTCGGAATCTCACGCTTTGTCAGTACGTTTGACGTTGAAAACGTCGGTCATGAGGATAATTTCGCGGAACTGCGGAACCAGTCGCACTTTTGAATGGTACACCGTACGAGCGCTTGATGGCTGAGTTTCTACAAACGACCGCTTGTTTAGCGTTCATCTTCTGCACGGTGATCCTCATGGTATCATATCTACCGTTAATGTTCTAGGAGAGTGTGTTCACTATCTTTTCCACATCTACTAAACCAAATAAAATGGCTAGCACTCCCCAGACTGCAGCGCCGAACCCTACGACTGCGAATAACGTAATGAAGCCTGTGATATAACCAGCCGTGGAAAACACGACTAACGACATTACTCCGGTCACGGCAATCGCTTGCCCAAGTTGGCGAAGTAGCCATTCTACACGGAGGCCAAGTTCTATGTGCATAATGTAGATATTAAAAAGAGCGTAAATTGAAAACGTTATCACGGTCGTTATTGCGGCACCAATCACCCCCATCATGGGAATCAAAATCAGGTTTAATCCAAGGTTCAAAACGGCAGTTGTCCCCCTTACAATAGCGCGCTCACGAGCACGTCCGAGATAATCTAATCCGTGACTAGTCACCTTCGTTATCGATAACGATACAGCGTAGATCGCAAAGACCTGAACAACTGGAACCGCCCCCGAATAGTCCGTTCCGAAGATGAGTTCAACAGCCGGTTCAGCGACGAGTATTAGACCAGCAGCTGCTGGAAGGTACAGTAGTAGGCCGTTTGAGAGCGCCATCTCGTAAATTCGTGCTGCTCTATCAGCGTTTCCGCTGGCCTTCTGAGAGCCAAAAGTCGGCGAGAGGGTAAATCCCAGCGCACTCATCGGCGTTTCGATAAACTGGACGATTTGTTTTCCGAGTGTATAGTACGCAACGCCAACTGGACCAACGAAAAATCCTACAAGAACCGTGTCGATACGCTGATCAATCACGTGAGAAGACTTCGTGACGGTGAGTGGGGCCGTATACTCCGCAATTCGTCTTCTCAATCCGGGTTCGATTGATGTCGCCTTTGACAGCGAAGTCCCCTTTTTGAAGACGAGGTACAGACTAGCTACTGCCGCTAATACCATGCTGAGAACGTATCCGGTGAGAGCACCGATCGCTTCGTAACCTAATAGTACAATTACAACAACCAATAATAACCGTGAGCCGCTCTTTATTGCGGTAACAGCTGACGACTGTTTAATCTCTTCGAAGCCTTGGAGGGTGAGTTGACCGAATGCGAAGAGAGAACTAAATGCTATGAACGCACTCCCTATGAGAAGGAATGGGACTAGGTCAGGCTCTCCAAGAAGTGCTGCAATTGAGTGATGAGTGAGAAGTAACCCAATTACAACCACTATGATAGTCGTGAGGTTAAGGAGAAACGAGAACCGAAGGATGTGTGGGATTTGCCCAGGATCAGACTCCTTGTATTCCGCGATATAACGGCCAGCAGATCTATGGACCCCAGATTCTGTTATTAATTGTGCGATGCCGAATATCGACATAGATAAAAATAACAAACCGTACCCATTCGGGGTAAGCATCCGAGTGAGAAAAACAGTCAAGATCCCACCAGTAAGGACAGTAACAATCTGTGCTCCGAACGCCGCTTTAAACCGGTTGCCTAGCTTTGATGCTAAACTCATGACATTTGGGATATTATAGGTGGTTGTCCACAAATTCGAAACATATGTTGGTGTTTTGTTTAGAAATTGCACATCGGCCGCTCAGAGTCGATTCTTCCAACATCCCCCTCCAGTTACTCGAAAACCATTTTGTAGCGTCTTCTTGACAGAGGCATCGAAAAACTTGCACATCATTGATTGACTATCTCTGAATGGTTGGAACAGTTTAAATTGTCATCTGACGAATTCGAATTCAGCAATGATTGGGTCACTGGGATCGACGTGAACGAAACGAGAGCATACAGATCAGCAAATTTATCGTCTCCATTAATATGTCGATCATAAGCGTTCCAGGCGCCCTTCGCATCAATCCATTCGACTATATCTATCATGCTTTCGTGAGTGTTCAAAGTGGTTTCGACGAAATCACGGTGCCTGATGAGTTCGCTTTGATTCGTCCAAGAACCGTGCGTGTAGTATGGTTTCGGTTTGTTATCGCTCGTAAATTGATCCGCGGCCCAGTTCACGCACATGGCAAGGTATTGAAGAGCGAACGAACGTTTGATGTCAATATTCGTTCCTGCGTGAGCCAGATTGGCAAGATTCACATCAATTTTCTCAACAGACGCATTGATCACGTTCTTTCGAAGTCGATACTTGATCGGTAGTTGAGTCATTAACTCTATGAGACGAACGTCGAAAAACGGATTTCGGAACGGTGCCATTTGTTTCATTACATCGAAGAACAGATGAGTCGCCGGATTTGTGATCGGATAGCATTCACTAAACAGGGCGGCGTCACGAGGGGAACTATAGGTCACTCCGTGGTGGTCAACGAATCCCTCAGTCTCTGTGATGTTATCCTTGAGAATCGTTTTCAGGTTTGTGTTCAGTTGCAGATATTCGGGCAACGATCCACTAGCCTTCCGGTTGTGGAATTTTGTTCCAAGATACATCTCGATGAGGTCGCCAACTGTTTCCACTGGCTGCTCTATATACAGTGGAAGCTCCACATCCAGACCTGGTATCGGGACACCTTTGTATGGTAGATAACTGCGTTTAAACAAAGTGTCGGCGTAATGCCCATTCATCAAAACGTCGCATTCGTTTCTCAGCACGTCTGCGAAGCCGCTGGCGTGGCCCTGATCGTACCAGCTGATGTAGTTCGAGATTTGCGAGTTGAACTCGAGTGATCGTTCGTGGTAGTCCTCGTCTCGCTCGAGATAGACGAACTCGTTCCCCGATATTGCTGCGACCTGGCGAGCGACTTCCATCTCGCGGTTTTCCCAGTCGTTGATGTGATACCCAGTAACTCCCTCATCTTGCAACGCACCCATGATCAACCGGGAGTCACTTCCACCACTGAGCAGCACCCCAGTCTCCTTAGCGGAATCGTATCGCTCGGCCACCGCCGACTGAAAGAGTTCGACGAATCGATCGACGAAATAGTCGAACGACTGGTCGAGCGGCTCGTGAACGGGCCGCCATTGTACATCGACGCTGACTGATCGATCGTCGAGATCGATTTCCGTGAACGCTCCTGGGTGTCCCCTCTCGACACCATCGATCGGTGTCTTCAGCCCGAGCGACCGTTCGAAGGCGAAATACTCCGCAACATAATCTAAATCGAACGAAAGTTCCCCTTCCAGTAGTGAACAGATCGCCTGGATTTGGGTCGAAAAGACGAGTCCGTCGTCGACGAGCGTATAGTGGATCGGACGTGAACCAAGTCGATCGGTAAAGAACTGAATCGAGTCAGAATCCTGGTCGTAGAGCACACCAACGAAACTCCCGTTGAGGCCGACGATGAACGTTCGACCATGCTCTTCGTATAGCCGGGCACAGTACTCGGCCCGAGTGAGATCAGCGGCCCCCTCACGTTTCGAGGTGTACGTCCCGGCGTCGTCGTAGTACCCGTACACCTCTCCCCAGACCCAGAGGAGTTCCCCCGTCGATTCGACTTCTACGGGCTGTGGCTCAGCGTTGGCAGCATGGGATACAGCTGTGACAAACGCGACCTCGTCGCTGTGTTCGGTAGACGCTTCATCACCGAAGAAACAGAGCTCGCCAGTAAGCGCTGAAACATCTTGGTCGACATCTCCCACTACGCCCGCGAGGCCTACCATACCGGTGTACTGTCACTACTCCTCAAATATTCGTCGGTTGTGAGCGGCCGTGTCGGCTGACTCTCTTCGTCCGGTGAATTCATTTAGGAGACGTTAGAAATACCAGCTAATGACTTCCTATCTCGTCACTGGCGTCGCCGGCTTCATCGGCTCGAGTCTCGCTCGCCACCTCCTCGAGCGAGACCACACCGTCTACGGCCTCGACAACCTCGAGACGGGCCTCGAGTCGAACCTCGAGGACCTCACCGGGAACTCCAACTTCGAGTTCATAAACGGCGACCTCCGAAACGAAGACGACGTCCGAGGCGCAGTCGCCGACGCGAGGTACGTCCTCCACCAGGGGGCCGTCCCGTCGGTTCCGCGAAGCGTCGAGGACCCCGTCCTCTCCACCGAAGCCAACTGCACGGGCACAGCCAACCTCATCAGCGCCGCCCACGAGGCCGACGTCGAGAAGATCGTCGTCGCCTCCTCGTCGTCCGTCTACGGCCCCACGGAGGTCTCCCCGAAACGCGAGGATCTCCCAGCGAACCCGGTCTCGCCGTACGCGCTCACGAAGTACTTCACCGAACGGCTCGCCGTCCAGGCCAGCGAGTTCTACGACCTCGACTCCGTCGCCCTGCGCTACTTCAACGTCTTCGGCCCCCACCAGAACCCCGAAGGAGACTACGCCGCAGTGATCCCGAAGTTCATCAACCTGATGCTCGAGGGCGAACAGCCGGTGATCTACGGCGACGGGACCCAGTCGCGAGACTTCACCTACATCGACAACGTGATTCAGGCGAACCTCAACGCAATAGAGTCCGACGCGACGGGTGTTGCCCTCAACGCCGGCTGTGGCGACAGTTTCACGATCAACACGCTCGTCGACGAGCTCAACGGCATCCTCGGAACGGAGATCGAGCCGATCTACGATGATCCCCGCCCTGGTGACGTCCCCCACTCGAAAGCGGACATCTCGAAGGCACGTGACCTGATCGACTACGAGCCGGCGGTGAGCTTCCGCGAGGGACTCGAGCGCACCGTCGAACACTTCGCGGACGACCAGACTATCCTCGAGCACGCCGACGACTAACGCACACACGCGACTCGTTCGAGGACCTAACAGGGAGATCGAAGGCCACGTACAGGGACGGCCTTCGCCGCTTTTTCATCGAATAATCGATTCAAGAGCCGTCCGGCCCGTCCACTCACAATTGCCGCCTGTCCAACACTCCGGGTGGGATCGAAAGGGGCGGCGCGCTCGAGGTGCGAGACGAAGTCCTCGCGAGCGGAGCGAGCGAGGGATCAGCGAGGCCGAAGGCCTCGCAGAGTAAGCACTGGAGCGAACGGAGTGAGCGAAGCGCGCAGCGAGTCGCAGCCCTCGAGCGCGTCGGGGCTTTCTGGGTAGTATTCGCTCGAGCGATTCCCGATTAGTCTTCGTCTCGCTCGAGTTCGCTGACGTCGAGTTCGCCCTCGAGGTACGTCTGGCCCTTCTCGGTCAACTGATACAGGCCAGTGTCGACGGATTCTAACAGCCCTGCATCCGTAAGTGCACTACACCGTCTGCTCACGTACTGACGATCGTACTCGATATTCACCGCGAGCACTTTTGGCGAGACTAAGATCGGGTGCTCGTCGAAAAAGAGCATAATCTCGTAGTCGACAGGAGCCATCCAGGGAACCCGCTCTACCATCTGTTAGTGAGTTCCCGCCAGCGGTACAGAAAAGTCAGCACTATCTGTCCAAAGTCTGTATACGAACGTTGTTTTTCTCAGTCAACGTTCGTTGTTAAGACTTATGTCAATGGAGTGTATGTTCTTCAGTACGGAAGCTATACGTGGCTCTCTAAAGCGCTGAGCCACAGAATAGCGGACTGGTGTTTGCCCCACCAGCCCGCGAGTAGCTCCCGTAACCAGCCTACGGAAGCATGCCAAACGACGATTCACGGGAACCTAAATCTCCCGACCGAACGCGCGAACCGACGACGAAGACAGAGAACGCAGGCGGACTCACCGACGCAGCCCGCCTCGAGGCCATCGACCGACTCGCGGCGGCCCTACTCGAGCGGACCCAGAGTGGCGACGAAGACCGGCCCGAGTTCACGCGCCATTGCCGTGAGATTCGGGCCGAAGTCGAGTGTGCACGGCGGGCGCTGTCCGACGCCGATGGGATGGTGCGGGCTCGAGGCGTCGCGACGACGTCGTGTCTCGGCCCGCATCCGGGGACGGTCGTCCGCGGGGGCGAGTGCGGAGGGACAGAGAAGAGAAGGGGTGTGCGTGGCGACGAACTCGACGGAGAAGGTGACGACGAGCCCGACGGGGAGCGTGACGACGAACCCGACGGAGAGGGTACCGATGAGAACTGACGGCTCGAGTGTCGACGACGCCGGCGAGTCGATCACCCAGGCCAAGCGCCACGAGTCGATCACCCAGGCCAAGCGCCACGAGTCGATCACCCAGGCCCAGCGCCACGAGGGGCGCGCGACCCTCGAGCACCGTCTCGACGCCCTCGAGACCCAGGTCGAGGGGCTCGAGGAGGAACTCGAGCGGAAAGACGACCGAATCGAGAGCCTCGAGGCCGATCGAGCGCGCCTCACCGAGCGGGTGCGGACGCTCGAGGCGTCGGTGAGCGACCTCGAGTCCACCACCACCGATCTCGAGTCCACCACCGCGAACCTGGAAGACACGACCACGAGCCTCGAGGACAAAACCACCGATCTCGAGGACAAAACCACCGATCTCGAGGACAAAACCACCAACCTCGAGCGCCTGACCGAGGCGACCCGCCGGAAGACCAACGCGACGAAGGCCCGGCTGACGGAGCTCCAGGCGCGCGAGCTCGAGAAGGGGGCGCACCTGCTCGAGACGAACGTCGACGCCCACGAAGTCGACGTCCCCGACGGTCGCCTCGAGCGCATCACGAAGGCCGACGGCCGACGGTATTACCGGCTGCCCGAACGCGACGATCCGCTCGCCCGCGGGGGCGACGTAACCTGCGCATATGCAGAACTCCTGCCGATCCAGCAGCTGGCGCGGATGGACGAGACGATGCTGCGGTCGACGGCGAACGCGCTGCCGACGCGGCTCGCCGCGAAGCTCTGGCGAGCACGGACGGATCCGACGGTCGGCGACGATCCCTGGACCGACGGCTGCAAGGGCGTCGCCGCCTCGGTGAAAGCGAGCGATCTCAAACACTGGATCCGCAGACAGGAGCCGGGGACGAGCGACGCCTACGCCAAGAAGCTCGTCTCGAGGACGATCGACGCGATCCTCGAGCTCTCGAGGAATCGCCTCGCGGTTCGCAAGCGAACCGAGCGAAAGAACGGCCTCGAGTACACCGAACGCCGGCTCGTCCTCCCGGCGGACGCCGAGATTCCGAGTGAGACAGCAACCACGACCGTGGAGAACACAAGAGCGTCCGGAGACAGCTGGCGTCCGCGGCTGACCAGGGACAGCGACTAGAACCCCACCCTCGAGAGCGGATCACCAGCTCCACAAACCACCCTCAGCACACACGACCGCGGTTGGGTGGCGGGTCGGCTAGGCGTGGGTCTCTCGCTCGAGTGGTCGTCGGTGGTCATCATGACGGACAGGGTTCGAACGGGGCTCCGAAGACGACGGCTGTCTCCGGAAGTCCTCGAGGTAGGTCGCTGCTCGAGCGACCCGTTCGACCACCGGCGTCGCCAGCGATCGCCTCGCCGTGCTGGGTGGGTCGCTGTAGATACCAGCCGTCCCAGCAGTCGATCCGTCCACGAACGAATCCCAGTCGCGCCAGACAGTGTCGGTGGCTACTGGCCCACCATCGCGCCATTTCTGACCCAAGGGCTTTGTAGGAGAGCGGACAACAGTAGCGTATGCGGACGATCGACGTTCCACCGGACGTATACGACGCTTTGAACGTCCCGGAAGATCAGCGCGAGGACGTCATCCGGCGGGAACTGGCGGTGTCGCTGTACCGAGAAGGGATCCTCTCGTTCGGAAAGGCGCGCGAACTCGCCGGGCTGTCACGGCGGGAGTTCCACCGCCTGCTCGGCGACCGCGAGGTCGATCGTCACTACACCGACGAGGAGCTCGCAGACGACCTCGAGTATGCCCGACGGTGAACTGGTCGTCTCCGATACGTCACCGTTGCTCAACCTCGCGTTGATCGACCGGCTCGATCTTCTTCGCGACCAGTTCACGACCGTCGTCGTCCCAGAGCAGGTCTGGAGCGAACTGCTGGCTGGTGAGGACGGTGTCGAGGCACTTCGTACCGTCCACGACGAGGGAGTCATCGAAATCGTTTCGGTCGAAGAAACCCCGCTGGGTGCGGAGTTCCGACGGACGCTCGATACTGGCGAAGCGGCAGCGTTGGCGTATGCTATCGAGGCAGATGCAGATCTCGTCCTGCTCGATGAGAGAGAAGCGCGGCAAACGGCCCGTCGGCACGGTCTCTCGATGACGGGCGTCCTCGGGATTCTGTTGCGTGGGAACCGGGAGGGAACGGTTTCGCTACGCGCTGAACTCGATCGACTCCGTACGGCTGGATTCTGGATCGCCGACGACCTCTACGAGAAGGTGCTCGAGCAGGCGAACGCCGAGTCATCGACCCACGACTGAAGTCGTGGGCTTGTCCGTGGACTCCCGGTCTGCCTCCGAATCGGAGTAGGCAGTGTAATCGCCGTTCCCGTTCAGCGTCCCGGACTTGAGGGCGAGATGACCGTCGCCCAACCCAGAGGGACGTTTGCCCTCTGGTAAAGTTAACAGTTTAAGACCGATGTTCTTCGCCGCGTTATAGTCGCCGTCAACCGAATACCCACACTCGTTGCACTCGAACCAACCCGTCTCCGAATCACGGTTCGTACTCGACTGATGCCCGCACTTCGAACACGTCTGCGACGTAAACGCAGGTGGTATTTGCTCGACGCGGATGCCGTACTCTGCGGCCTTCCATTCGAGCATCTCTTGGAGTTCGCGAAACGCCCAGTTGTGCATCTGGCGCTTCACTCGATCGTTCCTGTTGTCCATCTGCTCGCGGATGTGGGTCAAGCGTTCGACGGCGATGTACGAACAATCGTGGGCGTCGGCTTCCTCCACGATGCGTCGAGAAATCGTATGCAGGCGGTTCAGCACGAAGCGGGTTTCTCGCCCCGACAGTCGCCGGAGTACCTGCTTGGCGGAGCGAGTGCCTTTGTGCTGAAGGCTACGACGTACGCGGAAGTAGTGGTTCTGTCCCCACAACAGTTCGCCACCGTCGTAGAACGACCCCGTGCTGGTCACGGCCACGTTCTTGACGTTCAAGTCCACGCCCAGTACCTTATCACCGTCGCGTTCTTCGACCTCCTTTTTGATGACGATGTGGAGGTAGAACGCGTCCTCGTCCTCGCGGTAGTGGAGCGTCCCCATCCGTTTCTCGTAGTCGTCATCATCGAGGTAGGACTTCTGGTAGTCCCCGAGAACGTAGTCCACGGCGACTCTGCCGTTGATGGTCGAGAGGGTGGCCGACCTGTCCTTGATGGTCAACGTCCGTTTGTCGTAGACTGCAGACGGCTCGTTGAATCGGGGTAGTGGTCGGCTGTTGCCCTTCTTCCAGTCAGCGACGGTGCTTTTCATCGCTTCGACGGCTTTCGAGTAGGCACGGACACAGAGGTTTGCGGGGAGGTCTGTCTCGTCTCGCAAGTCGTGGTACACCTTGTCGTGTATCGTGGACTTGTTGAGGATGAGGTAGCCGTCGTCGTTCCTGCCGTGTCGGACGGTGTAGTTGCAGGCGTGGTTGAACTGGTCGATGGTCTGATGAAGGTCTTCTTCTCGGTCTTCTGGAACCGAGAGTTTGACCGGAATGGTTCTTTTGACCTCCATCTGTAACCTCACATATGAGGTATAGCTTTATAAGTTCTATGACAGGCGTGGGGGAGTCGGACGGTTATCGCTCGTGGTTTGTGTCGTCCCTTGTCGGCTTCCTCCCACGACTGAAGTCGTGGGCTTCCGCCTCGAGTACGTGTGACAGTCAGGAACCGTCTCTGAGCCGTGATCGGTGTAGCTGGCCGCGCTGGTCGCTGGGACTCGCCGCCGTGATTGGCTGACTGGGTTGACGGCGACTGGACGTGCCACATACCCCGGCAGGCAAGTGACCTACTCGCAACTGCGCTCGAGACGGCCGTCGACTCGAGGACTCACCGGCCCCCTGGTGGGCAACGGTCGTCCCGGTGGTGGCTCCGGCCGACCGGTGACGAGAGATGAGCCGCCTCGAGAACGAAGTCCGTCGAAGAACCGGGTAGCGTCGAGTACGAACACGGGAATCCGGGGCTGGTCCCAGAATGGGCGGCGCCCGAATGACATCGGTGACAGACTAACAGTTATGACATCAGAGATAGTAGTGACAGCCATGCCGATCGACATCGAGACGTTCGACGAGGCGTCCGAGGACGACCTCGAGAGGCCGACGAACGGGAAGCGGGTCGTGCAATTTCTCGTCGAGAACGACGAGCAGGCGTTTACGCCCGCAGAAATCGCCGATCGGACCGACGTCAAGCGGAGTTCCATCGGGACCGTACTCAGGAGACTCGAGGAACGGGGGCTCGTTCGTCACAAGGGGGCGTACTGGGCAGCCGGCGACGAGGACGCGATTCGGGACGCCTACGAGTTTCACCGATTGCTCGAGGACGCCGACGATCGATTCGGCGAGGAAGACCTCGACGAGTGGCGTGAGTACGCTGCCGGGAGTCCGGACGAGTAAGTTACGAGCGAGGAGACGTCGTCATCGCTACGGATCCGTTCAAAGACGAACTCGCTGACC
This portion of the Natronobeatus ordinarius genome encodes:
- a CDS encoding flippase, which encodes MSLASKLGNRFKAAFGAQIVTVLTGGILTVFLTRMLTPNGYGLLFLSMSIFGIAQLITESGVHRSAGRYIAEYKESDPGQIPHILRFSFLLNLTTIIVVVIGLLLTHHSIAALLGEPDLVPFLLIGSAFIAFSSLFAFGQLTLQGFEEIKQSSAVTAIKSGSRLLLVVVIVLLGYEAIGALTGYVLSMVLAAVASLYLVFKKGTSLSKATSIEPGLRRRIAEYTAPLTVTKSSHVIDQRIDTVLVGFFVGPVGVAYYTLGKQIVQFIETPMSALGFTLSPTFGSQKASGNADRAARIYEMALSNGLLLYLPAAAGLILVAEPAVELIFGTDYSGAVPVVQVFAIYAVSLSITKVTSHGLDYLGRARERAIVRGTTAVLNLGLNLILIPMMGVIGAAITTVITFSIYALFNIYIMHIELGLRVEWLLRQLGQAIAVTGVMSLVVFSTAGYITGFITLFAVVGFGAAVWGVLAILFGLVDVEKIVNTLS
- a CDS encoding asparagine synthase-related protein, giving the protein MVGLAGVVGDVDQDVSALTGELCFFGDEASTEHSDEVAFVTAVSHAANAEPQPVEVESTGELLWVWGEVYGYYDDAGTYTSKREGAADLTRAEYCARLYEEHGRTFIVGLNGSFVGVLYDQDSDSIQFFTDRLGSRPIHYTLVDDGLVFSTQIQAICSLLEGELSFDLDYVAEYFAFERSLGLKTPIDGVERGHPGAFTEIDLDDRSVSVDVQWRPVHEPLDQSFDYFVDRFVELFQSAVAERYDSAKETGVLLSGGSDSRLIMGALQDEGVTGYHINDWENREMEVARQVAAISGNEFVYLERDEDYHERSLEFNSQISNYISWYDQGHASGFADVLRNECDVLMNGHYADTLFKRSYLPYKGVPIPGLDVELPLYIEQPVETVGDLIEMYLGTKFHNRKASGSLPEYLQLNTNLKTILKDNITETEGFVDHHGVTYSSPRDAALFSECYPITNPATHLFFDVMKQMAPFRNPFFDVRLIELMTQLPIKYRLRKNVINASVEKIDVNLANLAHAGTNIDIKRSFALQYLAMCVNWAADQFTSDNKPKPYYTHGSWTNQSELIRHRDFVETTLNTHESMIDIVEWIDAKGAWNAYDRHINGDDKFADLYALVSFTSIPVTQSLLNSNSSDDNLNCSNHSEIVNQ
- a CDS encoding NAD-dependent epimerase/dehydratase family protein, with the protein product MTSYLVTGVAGFIGSSLARHLLERDHTVYGLDNLETGLESNLEDLTGNSNFEFINGDLRNEDDVRGAVADARYVLHQGAVPSVPRSVEDPVLSTEANCTGTANLISAAHEADVEKIVVASSSSVYGPTEVSPKREDLPANPVSPYALTKYFTERLAVQASEFYDLDSVALRYFNVFGPHQNPEGDYAAVIPKFINLMLEGEQPVIYGDGTQSRDFTYIDNVIQANLNAIESDATGVALNAGCGDSFTINTLVDELNGILGTEIEPIYDDPRPGDVPHSKADISKARDLIDYEPAVSFREGLERTVEHFADDQTILEHADD
- a CDS encoding MarR family transcriptional regulator yields the protein MVERVPWMAPVDYEIMLFFDEHPILVSPKVLAVNIEYDRQYVSRRCSALTDAGLLESVDTGLYQLTEKGQTYLEGELDVSELERDED
- a CDS encoding UPF0175 family protein yields the protein MRTIDVPPDVYDALNVPEDQREDVIRRELAVSLYREGILSFGKARELAGLSRREFHRLLGDREVDRHYTDEELADDLEYARR
- a CDS encoding DUF3368 domain-containing protein, with product MPDGELVVSDTSPLLNLALIDRLDLLRDQFTTVVVPEQVWSELLAGEDGVEALRTVHDEGVIEIVSVEETPLGAEFRRTLDTGEAAALAYAIEADADLVLLDEREARQTARRHGLSMTGVLGILLRGNREGTVSLRAELDRLRTAGFWIADDLYEKVLEQANAESSTHD
- a CDS encoding RNA-guided endonuclease InsQ/TnpB family protein; its protein translation is MEVKRTIPVKLSVPEDREEDLHQTIDQFNHACNYTVRHGRNDDGYLILNKSTIHDKVYHDLRDETDLPANLCVRAYSKAVEAMKSTVADWKKGNSRPLPRFNEPSAVYDKRTLTIKDRSATLSTINGRVAVDYVLGDYQKSYLDDDDYEKRMGTLHYREDEDAFYLHIVIKKEVEERDGDKVLGVDLNVKNVAVTSTGSFYDGGELLWGQNHYFRVRRSLQHKGTRSAKQVLRRLSGRETRFVLNRLHTISRRIVEEADAHDCSYIAVERLTHIREQMDNRNDRVKRQMHNWAFRELQEMLEWKAAEYGIRVEQIPPAFTSQTCSKCGHQSSTNRDSETGWFECNECGYSVDGDYNAAKNIGLKLLTLPEGKRPSGLGDGHLALKSGTLNGNGDYTAYSDSEADRESTDKPTTSVVGR
- a CDS encoding MarR family transcriptional regulator, which encodes MPIDIETFDEASEDDLERPTNGKRVVQFLVENDEQAFTPAEIADRTDVKRSSIGTVLRRLEERGLVRHKGAYWAAGDEDAIRDAYEFHRLLEDADDRFGEEDLDEWREYAAGSPDE